One genomic segment of Hordeum vulgare subsp. vulgare chromosome 2H, MorexV3_pseudomolecules_assembly, whole genome shotgun sequence includes these proteins:
- the LOC123429657 gene encoding UDP-glycosyltransferase 1-like, which yields MVGAGTNTTMGSRKPRVVLYPSPGMGHLVSMIELGKLFAARGLAVTVALMDSPHDTSATGPFLAGVSAANPAISFHRLPQVELLGSEPPEMLTFEVARLSNPHLRDFLAGDAPAVIVLDFFCSAAIDVAAELGIPAYFFCTSGAQILAFFLHLAVLHGKSARSFGEMGQELVHAPGISSFPATHAVQRLMDRDSAPYKAFLSMSTDLFRSQGIIVNTFRSLEPRAMDTIVAGLCAPSGLRTPPVYCIGPLIKSEEVGVKRGDGCLAWLDAQPKGSVVFLSFGSLGRFSAKQTREVAAGLEASGQRFLWVVRSPPSDDSSSKKNSEKPPEPDLDDLLPEGFLDRTKGRGLVVKSWAPQRDVLAHDAVGCFVTHCGWNSVLESVMAGVPMLAWPLYAEQRMNAVFLEKEMELAVAMEGYDREMVEAEEVAKKVRWMMDSDGGRVLRERTLTVMRRAEEALLEGGESEATLAGLVDAWIRA from the coding sequence ATGGTCGGCGCAGGAACAAACACCACCATGGGTTCCAGGAAGCCGCGGGTGGTGCTCTACCCGTCGCCGGGCATGGGGCATCTGGTCTCCATGATCGAGCTCGGCAAGCTCTTCGCCGCCCGTGGGCTGGCCGTCACGGTCGCCCTCATGGACTCGCCGCACGACACCAGCGCCACGGGCCCCTTCCTCGCGGGCGTCTCCGCGGCCAACCCCGCCATCTCCTTCCACCGTCTGCCACAGGTCGAGCTCCTCGGGTCCGAGCCGCCCGAGATGCTGACCTTCGAGGTCGCCCGCCTCTCCAACCCGCACCTCCGTGacttcctcgccggcgacgccccggCCGTCATCGTGCTGGACTTCTTCTGCAGCGCCGCCATCGACGTGGCCGCGGAGCTCGGCATCCCCGCCTACTTCTTCTGCACCTCCGGGGCGCAGATCCTGGCTTTCTTCTTGCACCTCGCGGTTCTGCACGGCAAGAGCGCGAGGAGCTTCGGGGAGATGGGCCAGGAGCTCGTGCACGCTCCGGGAATCTCCTCGTTCCCGGCGACGCACGCCGTTCAGCGGCTTATGGATCGCGACAGCGCGCCCTACAAGGCATTTCTAAGCATGAGCACCGACCTGTTCCGGTCCCAGGGCATCATCGTCAACACCTTCCGCTCGCTGGAGCCGCGTGCCATGGACACCATCGTGGCCGGACTCTGCGCGCCATCCGGCCTCCGGACGCCCCCGGTATACTGTATTGGGCCACTGATCAAGTCGGAGGAGGTGGGCGTGAAGCGCGGTGACGGGTGCCTGGCGTGGCTGGACGCGCAGCCCAAGGGCAGCGTCGTCTTCCTCTCCTTCGGCAGCCTTGGTCGGTTCAGCGCCAAGCAGACCAGGGAGGTGGCCGCCGGGCTAGAAGCCAGTGGGCAGAGGTTCTTGTGGGTCGTGCGGAGCCCGCCAAGCGACGACTCCTCGTCGAAGAAGAATTCCGAGAAGCCGCCGGAGCCGGACTTGGATGACCTCCTCCCGGAGGGTTTCCTGGACCGGACCAAGGGCAGGGGCCTCGTCGTGAAGTCGTGGGCGCCGCAGCGCGACGTGCTGGCGCACGACGCGGTGGGCTGTTTCGTGACGCACTGCGGATGGAACTCGGTGCTCGAGTCGGTCATGGCGGGCGTGCCCATGCTGGCGTGGCCGTTGTACGCGGAGCAGCGGATGAACGCGGTGTTTCTGGAGAAAGAGATGGAGCTGGCCGTTGCCATGGAAGGGTATGACAGGGAGATGGTGGAGGCCGAGGAGGTTGCTAAGAAGGTCAGGTGGATGATGGACTCGGACGGCGGGAGGGTGCTCCGAGAGCGGACTTTGACGGTGATGAGGCGGGCGGAAGAGGCTCTACTCGAGGGTGGGGAGTCAGAGGCGACGTTGGCGGGGCTGGTGGATGCGTGGATCCGTGCTTAA
- the LOC123425202 gene encoding uncharacterized protein LOC123425202, translating into MVILCAGHPAPSVHSEFLSGWLSLNSSRRPYRLSSTGRNIRKQNRHQRAITFAKSSSLQDSVASVKPSRLLPTVEPKTFPNSVPDEMLSKLRLEESDAFYILELCTSRELSSSLLDKNSAILVCLIDVDGDSLLQRVPAIYGDQPSHGTKASQFLPFQSGSVDIITFKGPKLQTIKEIWIGLESGSWRLDGLSLKVIHGARDTPEDLKGTLELKFSGLQYTFDKLSALLGEEGASVVEARPIAVTDLSGISISDLQEGQLSSARTASSIKELKEDGLREYADLKQSLLLYDISIVITGFSAFTLASNDGAAYSFLVGGIGGFLYLLLLQRSVDGLPAISSTSEVSSSEPSVNFSGVRRPWLILSIVMVAGAVALKYGASGDSFELTPTELFVGAAGFLANKVAVLLAAFKPLQSNLESDDGSVD; encoded by the exons ATGGTGATCCTTTGTGCTGGCCACCCTGCTCCTTCGGTTCATTCTGAATTTCTATCTGGATGGCTATCACTCAACAGCTCCAGAAGGCCTTACCGTTTGAGCTCAACCGGAAGGAACATCAGAAAGCAAAACAGACATCAGCGGGCGATTACCTTCGCAAAAAGCTCTTCATTACAAG ATTCAGTGGCCTCTGTAAAACCATCTCGTCTTCTGCCCACAGTAGAACCAAAAACATTTCCCAATAGTGTCCCTGATGAGATGCTATCAAAACTCAGATTGGAAGAATCTGATGCATTTTACATACTAGAGCTGTGCACAAGTAGAGAACTTAGTTCCTCTTTGCTAGATAAGAACTCCGCGATCTTAGTCTGCTTAATTGATGTTGACGGTGACTCCTTGTTACAAAGAGTACCAGCAATCTATGGGGACCAACCTTCACATGGCACCAAGGCATCACAATTCCTCCCCTTTCAAAGTGGTTCAGTTGATATCATTACCTTTAAAGGTCCCAAATTGCAGACAATCAAAGAAATCTGGATTGGCCTTGAATCAG GTTCATGGAGATTAGATGGTTTAAGTTTGAAAGTGATCCATGGAGCACGGGATACACCTGAAGATCTTAAGGGAACACTTGAGCTCAAGTTCAGCGGTTTGCAGTACACGTTCGACAAGCTGAGTGCGCTGCTTGGTGAGGAGGGAGCTTCAGTAGTGGAAGCAAGGCCTATTGCTGTCACTGACCTGTCAGGAATTAGCATTTCTGACCTTCAAGAGGGACAGCTATCCTCAGCAAGGACAGCCTCAAGCATTAAGGAATTGAAGGAGGATGGACTGAGGGAGTACGCTGATCTCAAACAATCCTTGCTGCTTTACGACATATCTATTGTTATAACAGGTTTCTCTGCCTTCACTCTGGCTTCGAATGATGGGGCCGCCTACTCGTTCCTCGTCGGCGGGATTGGAGGGTTCCTGTATCTATTGCTACTCCAAAGATCTGTGGATGGGTTGCCGGCAATTAGTTCTACTTCAGAAGTGAGCAGTTCAGAGCCCTCTGTGAATTTCAGTGGCGTAAGAAGGCCATGGTTGATATTGTCGATTGTAATGGTTGCTGGGGCTGTTGCACTGAAGTACGGTGCTAGTGGTGACAGCTTTGAGCTGACTCCAACTGAGCTCTTCGTTGGCGCCGCAGGGTTCCTGGCGAACAAGGTTGCTGTTCTTCTGGCAGCATTCAAACCCTTGCAAAGTAATTTGGAGAGTGACGATGGATCCGTGGACTGA